Proteins from a genomic interval of Corynebacterium freiburgense:
- a CDS encoding ABC transporter permease: MSATGDTRLRERTLFDRLIRRPELASSLGAIVIFALFMVVAPAFRSWEAFATVLYASSTMGIVALAVGILMIGSEFDLSSGVAVTTAALAATMLNYNLHLNSWVGAGISLFMALAIGALNGWLVTRTGIPSFLITLSAFLMLQGLNLAITKLVTQAVATPTIADMEGFYSANMFFASNVNVFGVQVRITVFWWLFFVILASIMLHRTRFGNWIFAVGGDAQAAYAVGVPVQRVKIILFMFVGFAAWFVGMHTLFAFDSIQAGQGVGNEFLFIIAAVIGGCALTGGKGTAIGTAIGALIFGMTNQGIVYAGWNPDWFKFFLGGMLLFAVLTNLSVSKYTEVR, translated from the coding sequence ATGAGCGCTACAGGTGATACCCGGCTTCGGGAGCGAACATTGTTTGATCGCCTTATTCGCCGCCCTGAATTAGCCAGTTCGCTTGGTGCGATCGTTATTTTTGCCCTGTTTATGGTAGTCGCACCTGCTTTTCGCTCGTGGGAAGCTTTTGCAACAGTGCTATATGCATCCTCTACAATGGGCATTGTCGCACTCGCAGTAGGCATCCTTATGATCGGCTCTGAGTTCGACCTATCCTCAGGGGTTGCGGTCACTACGGCGGCGCTCGCCGCAACAATGCTGAACTATAATCTGCATCTTAATTCTTGGGTCGGGGCAGGAATTTCCTTATTTATGGCTTTGGCAATTGGGGCATTGAATGGTTGGCTGGTAACCCGCACTGGCATTCCATCATTTTTGATTACATTGAGTGCTTTCTTAATGCTTCAGGGCCTGAATCTGGCTATAACCAAATTGGTAACCCAGGCGGTGGCAACTCCTACGATCGCTGATATGGAAGGCTTCTATTCGGCGAATATGTTTTTTGCGTCAAACGTTAATGTATTTGGAGTTCAGGTTCGGATCACGGTTTTTTGGTGGCTATTCTTTGTAATTCTCGCATCGATTATGTTGCACCGAACTCGGTTTGGAAACTGGATTTTTGCTGTTGGGGGTGATGCCCAAGCTGCATATGCGGTGGGGGTTCCAGTGCAGCGTGTAAAAATTATTTTATTTATGTTTGTGGGTTTTGCTGCTTGGTTCGTTGGTATGCATACATTGTTTGCATTTGATTCGATCCAAGCCGGTCAGGGCGTAGGCAATGAATTTCTGTTTATTATCGCTGCAGTTATCGGTGGTTGCGCCCTCACGGGTGGCAAAGGCACGGCCATAGGTACGGCAATCGGTGCCTTGATTTTCGGTATGACGAATCAAGGCATTGTATATGCCGGTTGGAATCCCGACTGGTTTAAGTTCTTTTTGGGCGGCATGCTGCTATTTGCGGTACTAACCAATCTTTCTGTTTCCAAATATACCGAGGTGCGATAA
- a CDS encoding ATP-binding cassette domain-containing protein — translation MMALVSLENVSKTYGAFAALTDVSLEVDSGEVVCVLGDNGAGKSTLIKILAGLHQPTSGTIYIDSKPAQLASPADALEAGIATVYQDLAVVGQMSVWRNFFLGQERVGRFGILRRAEMRRITQEQLSSMGIDIPDVEVPIASLSGGQRQVVAIARAIFFGARVVILDEPTAALGVKQSGMVLRFIAKARDQGTAVILITHNPHHAHLVGDRFTVLNLGKQVLYATKSEISVDELALQMAGGGELDTLQHELGRNK, via the coding sequence ATAATGGCGCTTGTTTCTTTAGAGAATGTATCTAAGACCTATGGCGCGTTTGCAGCACTCACGGATGTGTCTTTGGAAGTCGATTCCGGCGAAGTCGTTTGCGTTTTAGGTGATAATGGCGCAGGTAAATCTACACTTATTAAGATTCTTGCGGGTTTGCATCAGCCAACATCAGGGACGATTTATATTGATTCCAAACCAGCGCAGTTGGCTTCTCCAGCGGACGCATTGGAAGCGGGCATTGCCACCGTATATCAAGATTTAGCAGTAGTTGGGCAAATGTCTGTATGGCGCAATTTCTTTCTCGGCCAAGAGCGGGTGGGTCGCTTCGGAATATTACGTAGGGCGGAAATGCGCCGAATTACTCAAGAACAATTGTCCTCAATGGGGATCGATATTCCGGATGTTGAGGTTCCAATTGCAAGTCTTTCTGGTGGACAGCGTCAGGTTGTTGCAATTGCGAGAGCGATTTTCTTTGGCGCGCGCGTGGTTATTTTGGATGAACCTACCGCCGCTTTGGGGGTAAAGCAATCGGGAATGGTTTTGCGCTTTATCGCGAAGGCAAGAGACCAGGGGACCGCCGTTATTTTGATTACCCATAATCCGCATCATGCGCATTTAGTTGGTGACCGATTTACCGTATTAAACCTTGGTAAACAGGTCTTATATGCTACGAAATCCGAAATTTCGGTGGATGAATTAGCTTTACAAATGGCGGGCGGCGGTGAGTTGGACACATTGCAACACGAACTTGGACGCAACAAGTAA
- a CDS encoding PTS sugar transporter subunit IIA — MTSLSALLATDAIALDVQVSHWEAAIRLAGQLLESTGAVEPEYTDAMLDVVKDNGPYIVVAPGFAFAHARPSRAVHNTAMSWVRLAEPVEFGHPKNDPVTLVVALAAKDTTEHTKAMAQLARLLSNKEIRAKLDHAMSGQDLLEVLGGDPPARVLTEEELAPVPEIASRHKILTVCGNGLGTSLFLKNTLEDVLSRWGWAPYVTVEATDTISARGKAQEADLILTSNEIARTLGDVGIPIHSINNFTDPLEVDAALRDLYDV; from the coding sequence ATGACCTCATTATCTGCGCTTTTGGCCACTGACGCGATCGCTTTAGATGTTCAAGTTTCTCATTGGGAAGCGGCAATTCGTCTTGCCGGACAGCTTCTCGAATCTACAGGTGCAGTTGAACCTGAGTACACGGATGCCATGCTTGACGTCGTAAAAGACAATGGTCCATATATCGTTGTTGCTCCTGGTTTTGCCTTTGCCCATGCACGGCCTTCACGGGCAGTGCACAATACGGCAATGTCATGGGTGCGTCTGGCAGAACCGGTTGAATTTGGGCACCCAAAAAATGATCCAGTGACATTGGTAGTTGCTTTGGCGGCAAAAGATACGACCGAGCACACCAAAGCGATGGCTCAACTAGCGCGGTTACTGAGCAATAAGGAGATCCGAGCAAAGCTTGATCACGCCATGAGTGGTCAAGATTTATTGGAAGTTCTTGGTGGGGATCCACCTGCCCGAGTGCTTACAGAAGAGGAGCTCGCCCCAGTTCCAGAGATCGCTTCTCGTCACAAGATTCTTACGGTTTGCGGAAATGGGCTCGGAACTTCGTTGTTTTTAAAAAACACATTGGAGGATGTGCTGAGTAGGTGGGGTTGGGCACCCTATGTCACCGTGGAGGCTACGGATACGATTTCTGCCCGCGGAAAGGCGCAGGAGGCAGATCTTATTCTTACGTCCAATGAGATTGCCCGAACACTAGGTGATGTTGGAATCCCAATTCACAGCATTAATAACTTCACTGATCCTTTAGAG